The proteins below are encoded in one region of Metabacillus dongyingensis:
- the htpG gene encoding molecular chaperone HtpG — MEKMQFKAESKRLLEMMINSIYSQKEIFLRELISNASDAIDKIYYKALTDDSLSFDQNHYYIKVKADKENRTLTISDTGIGMTKEELENNLGIIAKSGSLAFKSENELKDGHDIIGQFGVGFYSAFMVADAITVTTKTIGSEDAYRWHSGGADGYTIELGEKEEVGTEIVLSIKENTEEDSYDEYLEEYRLKAIIKKYSDFIRYPIKMDVTERKSKEDSETEFEEVLEEQTINSMVPIWRKNKNELTSEDYENFYAEKRYGFDKPLKHIHISVDGAVRYNAILYIPEQIPYDYYSKEFEKGLELYSNGVLIMEKCSDLLPDYFSFVKGMVDSEDLSLNISREILQHDRQLKLIAKNIKNKIKSQLQSLLKDEREKYETFYNSFGRQLKYGVYSDFGANKEDLQNLLMFYSSKEKKLITLDEYVSSMPEDQKYIYYAAGESYDRIEKLPQTEVVADKGYDILYFTDEVDEFAIRMLMNYQEKEFKSISSGDLGIEAGENEKGAESEEKDNKDLFEEMKTILAGKVKDVRISKRLKSHPVCIATEGEVTTEMEKILKAMPNSQNIQAEKILEINRNHEVFTSLKDSFEKDKEKLALYTNLLFNQALLIEGLPIEDPVEFTNDICKIMV, encoded by the coding sequence ATGGAAAAAATGCAGTTCAAAGCGGAGTCTAAAAGACTATTGGAAATGATGATTAACTCAATTTACTCTCAAAAAGAAATCTTTTTAAGAGAGCTGATTTCAAATGCTAGTGATGCGATTGATAAAATTTATTACAAAGCTTTAACAGACGACAGCCTATCATTTGACCAGAACCATTACTACATAAAAGTTAAGGCAGACAAGGAAAATAGAACATTAACAATCTCAGATACTGGGATTGGGATGACAAAAGAAGAACTTGAGAACAACCTTGGAATTATTGCAAAAAGCGGCTCTCTTGCTTTTAAAAGTGAAAACGAGCTGAAAGATGGCCATGACATTATCGGTCAATTTGGAGTTGGTTTTTACTCAGCCTTCATGGTAGCAGACGCTATCACTGTTACAACGAAAACAATCGGCAGCGAAGATGCCTACAGATGGCATTCTGGGGGAGCAGACGGCTATACGATTGAGCTTGGTGAGAAGGAAGAGGTCGGAACGGAGATTGTTCTTAGCATCAAAGAAAACACAGAAGAAGATTCGTATGATGAATATTTAGAAGAATACCGGTTAAAAGCAATCATTAAAAAATACTCTGATTTCATCCGCTACCCAATTAAGATGGACGTAACGGAGAGAAAAAGCAAAGAAGACAGCGAAACAGAGTTTGAAGAGGTTCTGGAAGAACAGACAATCAACAGCATGGTTCCGATTTGGAGAAAGAATAAAAATGAGCTCACTTCGGAAGATTACGAGAATTTTTATGCAGAAAAACGTTATGGGTTTGATAAACCGTTAAAACATATCCATATCAGTGTGGACGGTGCCGTCAGATACAACGCAATTCTATATATCCCTGAGCAGATTCCGTATGATTACTACTCTAAAGAGTTTGAAAAGGGTCTAGAGCTTTACTCTAATGGTGTGTTAATCATGGAAAAATGCTCAGACCTGCTACCTGACTATTTCAGTTTTGTAAAAGGAATGGTAGATTCTGAGGATTTATCTCTTAACATTTCAAGAGAAATCCTCCAGCATGACCGCCAGCTGAAGCTGATTGCAAAAAATATCAAAAATAAAATTAAGAGCCAGCTGCAAAGCTTATTAAAAGATGAGAGAGAAAAGTATGAAACATTCTATAACTCTTTCGGAAGACAGCTGAAATATGGCGTTTACAGTGATTTTGGTGCAAATAAAGAAGATCTTCAGAACCTGCTCATGTTCTATTCATCAAAAGAGAAAAAGCTGATCACTCTTGATGAATATGTTTCAAGCATGCCTGAAGATCAAAAGTACATTTACTATGCTGCAGGAGAAAGCTATGACCGGATTGAAAAGCTTCCGCAGACAGAGGTTGTGGCTGATAAAGGCTATGATATCTTATATTTCACGGATGAAGTGGATGAATTTGCGATCAGAATGCTGATGAACTACCAGGAAAAAGAGTTCAAATCGATTTCTAGCGGCGATTTAGGAATAGAAGCAGGCGAGAATGAAAAGGGTGCAGAATCAGAAGAGAAAGATAACAAAGACCTCTTTGAAGAGATGAAAACGATTCTTGCCGGCAAAGTGAAGGATGTAAGAATTTCTAAACGTCTCAAGTCTCATCCAGTCTGCATCGCAACTGAAGGTGAAGTGACGACGGAAATGGAAAAAATTCTGAAGGCAATGCCGAACAGCCAGAATATCCAGGCTGAAAAAATCCTTGAAATTAACCGAAATCATGAAGTATTTACTTCTTTAAAAGATTCCTTTGAAAAGGATAAAGAAAAATTAGCGCTTTATACAAACCTGTTATTTAATCAGGCGCTCCTGATCGAAGGATTGCCGATTGAAGATCCGGTAGAGTTTACGAATGATATCTGCAAAATAATGGTTTAA
- a CDS encoding MarR family winged helix-turn-helix transcriptional regulator, with product MELAKHDLYRAQWSVLHYLWNYGTATLVELADYQSVEKPTVTRTISRLEELGYVEHIPGKDKREKRMQLTDLGRKVYGVVRVTIDEYEQEILKGISEEEQLEVIRIMGDIRNNIRE from the coding sequence ATGGAGCTTGCCAAACATGATTTATACAGAGCTCAATGGTCTGTTTTGCATTATTTATGGAATTACGGAACAGCTACGCTTGTTGAACTTGCTGATTATCAAAGTGTTGAAAAGCCTACCGTTACAAGAACCATCAGCCGCCTTGAGGAACTGGGATATGTAGAGCATATACCCGGCAAGGATAAGCGCGAAAAGAGAATGCAGCTTACGGACCTTGGGAGAAAGGTATACGGGGTTGTTCGCGTAACAATCGATGAATATGAGCAGGAAATTTTAAAAGGTATTTCAGAAGAAGAACAGCTTGAGGTAATCCGGATCATGGGAGATATTCGGAACAATATTAGAGAGTAA
- a CDS encoding MFS transporter: protein MNQTTSKLWTKDFIVVSSINFFLTLIFYLLMVTIAVFAVDEYSASTSEAGLVTGIFIIGALIGRLLIGRLIVTFSRKKILYTGLILFTLTTAFYFFEFGLGFLLFNRLVHGITLGMASTATGTIVAQIIPASRKGEGIGYYSMSATLATAIGPFIGLYLSQHASFQTIFTFCVALGFISLIIAFFLYVPPLDSSVKKSEVRGFKLSNFVEPSALPIAFITLAAAFCYSSVLSFINFYAKDIHLVSTASFFFIVYAAAVLASRPFTGRLMDKKGANFIMYPAFLLFGAGMFLLSTASTSFIFLLSGVLIGLGFGNMQSATQAIAVKLTPPHRMGLATSTFFIFLDAGLGFGPYLLGFVIPVTGYSTLYVILGVLVFASSVLYYFLHGKRESAAWAKVNASASA, encoded by the coding sequence ATGAATCAGACAACATCCAAATTATGGACGAAAGACTTTATTGTCGTGTCGTCCATCAATTTTTTCTTAACATTAATCTTTTACTTGTTAATGGTGACTATTGCTGTTTTTGCAGTGGATGAATACAGCGCCTCTACGAGTGAGGCGGGACTTGTAACCGGGATTTTTATTATAGGTGCACTGATTGGCCGGCTTTTAATAGGAAGACTCATTGTAACTTTCAGCCGTAAAAAGATCCTGTATACAGGGCTTATCCTGTTTACCCTGACAACAGCCTTTTATTTCTTTGAATTTGGCCTTGGCTTCCTTCTTTTCAACCGCCTTGTTCATGGAATTACACTGGGTATGGCCAGTACAGCAACAGGCACAATAGTAGCACAGATTATTCCCGCTTCGCGAAAAGGGGAAGGCATCGGGTACTACAGTATGAGTGCAACTCTTGCAACAGCCATCGGTCCTTTTATCGGGCTGTACTTGAGCCAGCACGCAAGCTTTCAAACTATCTTTACCTTCTGCGTTGCATTAGGCTTCATCAGTTTAATCATTGCCTTTTTCTTGTATGTGCCCCCGCTTGATAGTTCAGTAAAAAAATCAGAAGTACGAGGATTCAAACTTTCAAATTTTGTAGAGCCAAGTGCTTTGCCGATTGCATTTATTACACTTGCAGCGGCGTTTTGCTATTCAAGTGTTTTGTCCTTTATTAACTTCTATGCGAAGGACATTCATCTTGTCAGCACAGCAAGCTTCTTTTTCATCGTCTATGCGGCAGCTGTATTGGCATCACGCCCTTTTACCGGCCGCTTAATGGACAAAAAAGGGGCAAATTTCATTATGTATCCTGCCTTCCTCTTATTTGGAGCTGGGATGTTCCTTTTGAGCACGGCAAGCACTAGCTTCATTTTCTTGCTTTCTGGTGTTTTGATCGGCCTTGGATTTGGAAACATGCAGTCGGCGACACAGGCGATTGCCGTTAAATTAACGCCTCCTCACCGTATGGGTCTTGCCACTTCGACTTTCTTTATCTTTCTTGATGCAGGTTTAGGGTTCGGACCTTATCTGCTTGGATTTGTCATTCCGGTGACAGGATACAGTACCTTGTATGTGATATTAGGCGTATTAGTCTTTGCCAGTTCTGTTCTTTACTACTTCTTGCACGGGAAGAGGGAAAGTGCGGCATGGGCAAAAGTTAATGCTTCTGCATCAGCTTGA
- the mmuM gene encoding homocysteine S-methyltransferase: MQQKLNPIETILSDYSVMILDGALATELEQHGCDLDDPLWSARILLENPEAIYQVHSDYFRAGADCAITASYQATIDGFLKRGIEEEEAVQLIKKTVVIARKARDDFWKEEMEAIRPKPLVAASIGPYGAYLADGSEYTGNYGVTDEALKDFHRPRMSALIEAGADILAFETIPSLQEAKVLRSLLNEFPYTYAWLSFSLKNEKAISDGTLLEVCANTFGDDGQIAAIGINCAPLELVNEAIKVISSHTKNPVIVYPNSGEAYNPDTKTWHGQKSCLELDHLSEDWFKSGARLIGGCCRTSPHHIEKISKKWRTSENVVSESGI, from the coding sequence ATGCAGCAGAAACTCAATCCAATTGAAACCATTTTAAGTGACTATTCCGTCATGATCCTTGATGGGGCACTTGCTACAGAACTCGAGCAGCATGGCTGTGATTTAGACGATCCCCTTTGGTCTGCCCGAATATTACTGGAAAACCCCGAAGCGATTTATCAGGTTCATTCAGACTATTTCCGTGCGGGAGCGGACTGTGCAATTACGGCCAGCTATCAAGCAACAATCGATGGTTTCTTGAAGCGGGGAATCGAAGAAGAAGAAGCTGTGCAATTAATAAAAAAAACAGTGGTGATTGCAAGAAAAGCAAGAGATGATTTTTGGAAGGAAGAAATGGAAGCTATTAGACCAAAGCCATTGGTTGCGGCATCAATCGGTCCCTATGGCGCCTATCTTGCAGACGGTTCGGAGTATACAGGCAACTATGGGGTTACGGATGAGGCTTTAAAAGATTTTCATCGTCCCAGAATGTCAGCATTGATTGAAGCAGGTGCTGATATACTGGCATTTGAAACCATTCCTTCTCTTCAAGAAGCAAAAGTATTACGTTCTTTATTGAATGAATTTCCCTATACATATGCATGGCTATCCTTTTCCTTGAAAAATGAGAAAGCGATTAGTGATGGCACTTTGCTCGAGGTGTGTGCAAATACCTTCGGGGACGACGGGCAAATAGCTGCAATTGGGATCAACTGTGCACCACTGGAATTAGTGAATGAAGCCATAAAAGTGATCAGCAGCCATACAAAAAACCCGGTTATTGTTTACCCGAATTCTGGAGAAGCCTACAATCCAGACACTAAAACATGGCATGGCCAGAAATCTTGTCTTGAACTGGATCATCTATCAGAAGACTGGTTCAAGTCAGGTGCCCGCTTAATAGGAGGCTGCTGCCGAACATCACCTCACCATATTGAAAAGATTTCAAAAAAATGGCGGACTAGTGAAAATGTCGTATCCGAGTCTGGGATTTAA
- the mmuP gene encoding S-methylmethionine permease, with product MEAKQQFQRKMQSRHLVMLSLGGVIGTGLFLSTGYTIQQAGAFGTILSYLVGALVVYLVMLCLGELAVHMPETGAFHSYAAKYIGPGTGYTVAWLYWLTWTVALGSEFTAAGLLMQRWFPSINVWIWSAVFALIIFALNAVTVKFFAESEFWFAAIKVAAIVIFILLGGAAIVGFIPLTDSNSAPFFTNLTNEGLFPNGAFAVIMTMLAVNFAYSGTELIGVAAGETVNPEKTIPMAIRTTLWRLIIFFVGTIVVLSALLPASDSGVLKSPFVSVFERIGIPYAADIMNFVILTAILSAANSGLYAASRMLWSLSDKKTISPIFARVSKRGVPIYAVIFSMLGGTLALFSSVIAPDTVYIVLVSISGLAVVAVWMSISVSQFFFRRQYIKQGHSIKDLVYRTPFYPLVPIASFVLCLASLVGIAFDPAQRIALYCGISFILFCYGSYYATHFIKKRGEGYAAETQSN from the coding sequence ATGGAAGCTAAGCAGCAATTTCAAAGGAAAATGCAATCTCGTCATTTAGTCATGTTATCTCTTGGAGGTGTAATTGGGACAGGTTTATTCTTAAGCACGGGTTATACGATTCAACAGGCAGGAGCGTTTGGGACGATCCTGTCGTATCTTGTGGGTGCCCTGGTCGTTTATCTCGTTATGCTTTGTTTGGGGGAATTAGCCGTCCATATGCCGGAGACAGGCGCTTTTCATAGCTATGCCGCTAAATATATTGGTCCAGGGACAGGATATACTGTAGCCTGGCTGTATTGGCTGACTTGGACGGTTGCGTTAGGTTCAGAATTCACGGCAGCGGGGCTGCTGATGCAGAGGTGGTTTCCATCTATTAACGTCTGGATTTGGAGTGCGGTGTTTGCGTTGATAATCTTTGCATTAAATGCTGTGACGGTTAAGTTTTTCGCGGAATCTGAATTTTGGTTTGCAGCGATTAAAGTCGCTGCCATAGTGATTTTTATTCTTTTGGGTGGAGCAGCAATTGTAGGTTTTATTCCTCTGACGGATTCCAATTCAGCTCCGTTCTTTACGAATCTCACAAATGAAGGATTATTTCCAAATGGTGCATTTGCCGTTATTATGACGATGCTTGCTGTGAATTTTGCCTATTCGGGAACGGAATTAATAGGGGTTGCAGCTGGAGAAACAGTCAATCCGGAAAAAACAATTCCAATGGCGATTCGGACAACATTATGGAGATTGATTATCTTTTTTGTTGGAACCATTGTTGTTTTATCTGCACTGCTGCCTGCATCAGATTCAGGAGTTTTAAAAAGCCCCTTTGTTTCTGTATTTGAACGAATCGGTATTCCTTATGCAGCAGATATCATGAATTTCGTGATCTTAACAGCCATTTTGTCTGCAGCAAACTCAGGCCTGTATGCTGCTTCCAGAATGCTCTGGTCACTTTCAGATAAGAAAACCATATCACCTATTTTTGCAAGAGTGTCAAAGCGCGGTGTGCCTATATATGCAGTGATTTTCAGTATGCTTGGCGGCACCCTGGCTTTGTTCTCAAGTGTTATTGCGCCAGATACAGTATATATAGTTCTTGTCTCCATTTCAGGTTTAGCCGTGGTTGCCGTATGGATGAGTATTAGCGTGTCACAGTTTTTCTTTCGCAGACAATATATAAAACAAGGACATTCGATAAAGGACCTGGTTTACCGGACACCTTTCTATCCCCTGGTGCCGATTGCATCTTTTGTGCTGTGTTTAGCATCTTTGGTTGGAATCGCATTTGATCCTGCACAGCGAATTGCCCTCTATTGCGGCATTTCATTTATTTTGTTTTGCTATGGAAGCTATTATGCAACACATTTTATTAAGAAAAGAGGAGAAGGATATGCAGCAGAAACTCAATCCAATTGA
- a CDS encoding response regulator transcription factor, whose amino-acid sequence MFKLLLIEDDLTLFNEIKERLNQWSYDVYGITDFNKVMQEFSAVKPDLVIIDIQLPKFDGFHWCRMIRSHSNVPIIFLSSRDHPTDMVMSMQLGADDFVQKPFHFDVLIAKIQAILRRVYNYNTEQVSLKTWCNAAVDYERNTVTNETGSVELTKNEMFILKLLIEQKNKIVSRDKLMNSLWDDRRFISDNTLTVNVNRLRKRLDEIGLGQFIETKVGQGYLAAEEEMV is encoded by the coding sequence ATGTTTAAACTTCTATTAATTGAAGATGATTTAACCCTGTTTAATGAAATCAAAGAACGATTAAATCAGTGGTCTTATGATGTTTATGGCATTACAGATTTTAATAAAGTCATGCAGGAATTCTCAGCCGTAAAGCCAGATTTGGTCATCATTGATATTCAGCTGCCGAAGTTTGACGGCTTTCATTGGTGCCGGATGATCCGGTCGCATTCGAATGTGCCGATCATTTTTCTCTCCTCGCGGGATCATCCGACTGATATGGTCATGTCTATGCAGCTTGGTGCTGATGATTTTGTTCAAAAGCCCTTTCACTTTGATGTGCTGATTGCTAAAATCCAGGCCATTCTCCGCCGTGTTTATAACTACAATACAGAGCAAGTAAGTCTGAAAACATGGTGCAATGCTGCGGTTGATTATGAGCGAAATACGGTTACGAACGAAACCGGTTCCGTTGAACTGACAAAGAATGAAATGTTCATTCTTAAACTATTGATTGAACAAAAAAACAAAATTGTCAGCAGGGACAAGCTCATGAACAGCCTGTGGGATGATAGACGCTTCATAAGCGATAATACGTTAACAGTGAATGTCAATCGCCTGCGAAAACGGCTGGATGAAATTGGTCTTGGTCAATTTATTGAGACAAAAGTAGGCCAGGGATATCTTGCGGCAGAAGAGGAAATGGTATGA
- a CDS encoding sensor histidine kinase → MILRFLKERRSWILFFIIIHFFILFIAFIDSAIPVQSVLYIVFLSMIAFIIFLSVRYNKETAFYKSLADRENNLDISSIPAPESPFEQLVEKTLSEQAQSLKKDALHNRISLEQEKDELLSWIHEVKTPLTAMHLMIERMEDDVMKTHLTYEWLRIHLLLDQQLHQKRIPFIENDLYIETVDLESVIFSEIKTLQAWCIQKGIGFDIQLDQKEVLSDAKWLAFIIRQILTNAVKYSVASDIIIKCWKQDDQVRVQVKDSGRGIDPKDLPRIFDKGFTSTINHHDHAATGMGLYLAKKAAIPLLIDIHVQSIIHTETAFTLIFPKRNDFAAVISV, encoded by the coding sequence ATGATTCTCCGTTTCTTAAAAGAGCGCCGGAGCTGGATTCTGTTCTTTATTATCATTCATTTTTTTATTCTATTTATCGCTTTCATTGACTCAGCCATTCCAGTGCAGTCAGTCCTGTATATTGTTTTTCTTTCCATGATCGCTTTTATTATCTTCTTATCTGTTCGGTACAACAAAGAAACTGCTTTTTATAAAAGTCTGGCAGATCGGGAAAACAACCTTGATATATCAAGCATTCCAGCTCCGGAAAGCCCGTTTGAACAATTGGTTGAAAAGACGCTCAGCGAACAGGCGCAGTCCCTGAAAAAAGATGCTTTGCACAACAGAATTTCGCTTGAACAGGAAAAAGATGAACTGTTATCGTGGATTCATGAAGTGAAGACCCCGCTCACTGCCATGCATTTAATGATCGAACGCATGGAAGACGATGTGATGAAAACTCATTTGACGTATGAGTGGCTGCGGATTCACCTTTTGCTTGACCAGCAGCTGCATCAAAAACGAATTCCGTTTATTGAAAATGATTTATACATTGAAACGGTTGATTTGGAAAGCGTGATTTTCAGTGAAATTAAAACACTTCAGGCATGGTGTATTCAAAAAGGGATTGGTTTTGACATTCAGCTTGATCAAAAGGAAGTCCTTAGTGATGCGAAATGGCTTGCCTTTATTATTAGACAAATCTTAACGAATGCAGTGAAATACAGCGTGGCGTCTGACATTATCATAAAATGCTGGAAGCAGGATGATCAAGTAAGAGTTCAGGTGAAAGACTCCGGCCGGGGCATTGATCCAAAGGACCTGCCCCGCATATTCGATAAAGGCTTCACATCGACCATAAACCATCATGATCATGCTGCTACAGGAATGGGGCTGTATCTGGCTAAAAAAGCAGCTATACCGCTGCTGATTGATATTCACGTACAGTCTATTATCCACACAGAAACAGCATTTACGTTAATTTTCCCAAAAAGAAATGACTTTGCAGCCGTCATTAGCGTGTGA
- a CDS encoding ABC transporter ATP-binding protein, whose translation MAILEASKLHKSYGNKLNKQEVLKGIDLTIQEGEFVSIMGASGSGKTTLLNVLSSIDKVSGGTIQIEHKEMTGMKEKELAEFRKHHLGFIFQDYNLLDTLTVKENILLPLSISKVPKKEADQKFHALANELGIYELKDKYPNEISGGQKQRTSAARAFIHEPSIIFADEPTGALDSKSAADLLNKLTELNEKRKATIVMVTHDPAAASYCSRVIFIKDGQIYTQLNKGEQTRQAFFKDIMKTQGVLGGVQDER comes from the coding sequence ATGGCGATATTAGAAGCATCAAAGCTCCATAAAAGCTACGGAAATAAATTGAATAAACAGGAAGTCCTTAAAGGAATTGACCTTACGATACAAGAAGGCGAATTTGTCAGCATTATGGGTGCGTCCGGCTCAGGGAAAACAACGCTGCTGAATGTTCTTTCTTCAATTGATAAAGTGAGCGGCGGGACCATCCAAATTGAACACAAAGAAATGACGGGCATGAAGGAAAAGGAGCTTGCTGAATTCAGAAAGCATCATCTCGGATTTATTTTTCAGGATTATAACCTTCTGGACACACTGACAGTAAAAGAAAATATTCTGCTGCCGCTTTCCATTTCAAAGGTTCCTAAAAAAGAAGCGGATCAGAAATTTCATGCATTAGCAAATGAGCTCGGCATCTACGAGTTAAAAGATAAGTATCCGAATGAAATTTCCGGGGGACAGAAGCAGCGTACTTCTGCAGCACGTGCCTTTATTCATGAGCCAAGCATCATTTTTGCCGATGAACCAACAGGCGCGCTTGATTCTAAATCCGCTGCTGACCTGCTGAATAAGTTGACCGAACTTAATGAAAAAAGAAAAGCTACCATTGTCATGGTCACGCATGATCCTGCTGCGGCAAGCTACTGCAGCAGAGTCATCTTTATAAAAGACGGACAAATCTACACACAATTGAACAAAGGGGAGCAAACAAGACAGGCTTTCTTTAAAGACATCATGAAAACGCAAGGCGTTCTTGGCGGTGTTCAGGATGAACGTTAA